The following proteins come from a genomic window of Lolium rigidum isolate FL_2022 chromosome 5, APGP_CSIRO_Lrig_0.1, whole genome shotgun sequence:
- the LOC124652157 gene encoding transcription factor MYC2-like, translating to MDELLSPCSSIFPPSPPSQFSPADGPHHQVLEFASCEVPEQWLLDDIVLAPKSEDANYVWPAGSSTLSPASNLSEMPPCSLPASTSKRRGRKPGPRPEAPSVSHVEAERHRRDKLNRRFCDLRAAVPTVSRMDKASLLADAANYIAELRARVARLEEEGREAAATWEASSRSASSRGGYSLHRLAGDEAVEVRMVGRDAAALRVTTAGGAPHAPARLMSALRSLELQVQHACVSKVQGLTVQDVFVDVPAALQNDDGGGGALHSALLKMLRDSA from the coding sequence ATGGACGAGCTGCTTTCGCCGTGCTCCTCCATcttcccgccgtcgccgccgtcccagTTCTCCCCCGCCGACGGTCCCCACCACCAGGTCCTCGAGTTCGCCTCCTGTGAGGTCCCCGAGCAATGGCTGCTGGACGACATCGTCCTCGCGCCCAAGAGCGAGGATGCAAATTACGTGTGGCCTGCTGGGAGCTCCACGCTCTCCCCGGCCTCCAACCTCTCCGAGATGCCGCCGTGCAGTCTCCCGGCGTCGACGTCGAAGCGTCGTGGGCGGaagcccggtccccggcccgaGGCACCCAGCGTCAGCCACGTGGAGGCCGAGCGGCACCGCCGCGACAAACTCAACCGCCGCTTCTgcgacctccgcgccgccgtgCCCACGGTGTCCCGCATGGACAAGGCCTCCCTGCTCGCGGACGCAGCCAACTACATCGCCGAGCTGCGCGCCCGCGTCGCGCGGCTTGAAGAGGAGGGCCGGGAGGCCGCCGCGACGTGGGAGGCGAGCAGCAGGTCCGCTTCGAGCCGAGGCGGCTACTCCCTGCACCGCCTggccggcgacgaggcggtggaGGTGCGAATGGTTGGGCGGGATGCGGCGGCCTTGCGTGTGACGACGGCGGGGGGCGCCCCGCACGCGCCTGCTCGACTGATGAGCGCGCTCCGTTCGCTGGAGTTGCAGGTGCAGCACGCGTGCGTTAGCAAGGTGCAGGGCCTGACGGTGCAGGACGTCTTCGTGGACGTGCCCGCCGCGCTGCagaacgacgacggcggcggcggcgccctccacTCCGCGCTGCTCAAGATGCTACGCGACAGTGCCTAG